In Acidianus brierleyi, one genomic interval encodes:
- a CDS encoding PaREP1 family protein — translation MESQLPKFTREPEKYSRLRLLEALEELYLSLEMLKEGYSRNSASKLFLSWKALLSSLVVSNFNKIIEKKKREGKDDEVKWYLRIGYSATTGLIGISQDLEDLGFKGIINLTTAMLGIHRYAYNGLDKDISPFHSRNDAIISIKELIKTEIEIISSMKLEDEEKELIEKIKTKLGTI, via the coding sequence TTTACTAGAGAACCGGAAAAGTATTCAAGGCTTAGATTACTTGAAGCGTTAGAAGAGCTTTATTTAAGCCTTGAAATGCTAAAAGAAGGTTATAGTAGGAATTCAGCAAGTAAACTTTTTCTTTCATGGAAAGCTCTTTTAAGCTCTTTAGTTGTATCAAATTTTAACAAGATTATAGAAAAAAAGAAGAGAGAAGGAAAAGACGATGAAGTTAAGTGGTACTTAAGAATAGGCTATTCAGCAACTACTGGATTGATTGGTATATCACAAGATTTAGAAGATCTTGGTTTTAAAGGAATTATCAATTTAACCACAGCAATGCTAGGAATTCATAGATATGCATATAATGGCTTAGATAAGGACATAAGCCCTTTTCATAGCAGAAATGATGCAATAATCTCAATAAAGGAGTTAATAAAAACTGAGATTGAAATTATTAGTTCAATGAAACTAGAAGATGAAGAGAAAGAATTAATTGAAAAGATAAAGACAAAATTAGGAACAATTTAA
- a CDS encoding cupin domain-containing protein produces MDYFTGNVKDTPSSEVKIGNSKNTFIQWLVTKDHGTSYALRRFIVKPKGQIQMHYHEYYESLYIIKGQCKVCVGKETRRLNPGDFIFINSKVKHAIVNEGDEDLEFLCVINYADDMKIIPLDEEC; encoded by the coding sequence ATGGATTATTTTACTGGAAACGTAAAGGATACTCCTTCCTCAGAAGTTAAAATAGGTAACTCTAAAAATACTTTTATCCAATGGTTAGTTACAAAGGATCATGGTACGTCCTACGCATTAAGGAGATTTATAGTTAAACCTAAAGGTCAAATTCAAATGCATTACCATGAGTATTATGAGAGTCTATATATAATTAAAGGTCAATGTAAAGTATGTGTAGGAAAAGAAACTAGACGGCTAAATCCAGGAGATTTCATTTTCATAAATTCGAAGGTTAAACATGCTATAGTGAACGAGGGTGATGAAGATTTAGAATTTCTTTGCGTAATAAATTATGCAGATGATATGAAAATAATTCCATTAGACGAGGAATGTTAA
- a CDS encoding MFS transporter: MKYTKLPSKFIKVVVFLSTIGLIIEAYDFFSIGIISTAIWPYVFFKGVSSSAIAFSIFAYATILIGRPVGGAIFGHFGDKIGRKFSMFWSLFLSGIAMLLVALIPPIGIIAILLIAILRFAQGLGLGGDGGSSIVLSFEYANKGDKTGYFMSFPMAAAILGILLGLVGVILSENLESKIFLLSYGWRILIGIGSIALMVSAYLRMKVVESLDFKELSREGNVDPSPIKSAFKTCWKKIVLLTLGMAYFPVMLNFVLYPYSIELYTKLGFVEKQVMMVFLVGSIIAFAFTLLGGYLGDKYGWKKIVLISAIGSLVTLPILLLHNLLGLIPLYVLSSLGWGAMGMYASEFIVKLRNTSAGTVFGLIGLFPAVLLLVVLPLSITIYGIVGSFMPIMTISEAITVISIVSIFTLMRGNKNEGSIS; the protein is encoded by the coding sequence ATGAAATACACTAAATTACCTTCAAAATTTATTAAAGTAGTAGTGTTTTTATCAACTATAGGTTTAATTATAGAAGCTTATGACTTCTTCTCTATAGGGATAATTTCAACAGCAATATGGCCATATGTTTTCTTTAAGGGAGTATCAAGTAGCGCAATAGCTTTTTCAATATTTGCTTATGCTACAATACTTATAGGTAGACCAGTAGGAGGGGCAATCTTTGGACATTTTGGAGATAAGATAGGAAGAAAATTCTCAATGTTCTGGAGTCTTTTCTTGTCTGGTATAGCAATGCTTTTGGTAGCATTAATACCTCCAATAGGAATAATAGCAATTCTTCTAATAGCTATTCTTAGATTCGCTCAAGGTTTAGGATTAGGAGGAGACGGTGGAAGTTCTATAGTTTTGAGTTTTGAATATGCTAATAAAGGAGATAAAACTGGATACTTCATGTCCTTTCCAATGGCTGCAGCCATACTAGGAATACTCTTAGGTCTAGTGGGAGTAATTTTATCAGAAAACTTGGAAAGTAAGATATTTCTACTTTCATATGGTTGGAGAATATTGATAGGCATAGGATCTATAGCTCTAATGGTTTCCGCTTATTTAAGAATGAAAGTTGTTGAAAGTTTAGACTTTAAGGAGTTATCAAGAGAAGGAAATGTAGATCCTAGTCCTATAAAATCTGCATTTAAAACATGTTGGAAGAAAATTGTACTACTAACTTTAGGTATGGCATATTTTCCAGTAATGTTAAACTTTGTTCTTTATCCATATTCAATAGAACTTTACACTAAGTTAGGTTTTGTTGAAAAACAAGTAATGATGGTATTTCTTGTTGGATCAATAATAGCCTTCGCTTTTACTCTTCTAGGTGGTTACTTAGGTGATAAATACGGATGGAAAAAAATAGTGTTAATTTCAGCAATTGGTAGCTTAGTGACTTTGCCTATTTTACTTTTGCATAACCTCCTTGGATTAATACCATTGTATGTTTTGTCATCATTAGGTTGGGGAGCTATGGGTATGTACGCTTCGGAATTCATAGTAAAATTAAGGAATACGAGTGCTGGGACAGTATTTGGTCTTATTGGCCTCTTCCCTGCAGTATTATTACTAGTCGTGTTACCTCTGTCTATAACTATTTACGGTATAGTAGGATCTTTCATGCCTATAATGACTATTAGCGAAGCAATTACAGTCATTTCAATAGTTTCAATATTTACATTAATGAGAGGTAACAAAAATGAAGGAAGTATCTCTTAA
- a CDS encoding STK_08120 family protein — translation MKEVSLNVSHELDVVLSLFSDPEFSLPRIMPGYESHTGKDNFQVIGVVGMFPYIMEGRIFRGSSIKYVFRMIDGLKGAGNIDISGIESKLKFIIDYDGDAKSQFESSFEKGIKKISKSINEDIRLERIKRKI, via the coding sequence ATGAAGGAAGTATCTCTTAATGTCTCCCACGAATTGGACGTAGTTCTTTCTCTTTTTTCTGACCCTGAGTTTTCTTTGCCTAGAATAATGCCTGGCTATGAAAGTCACACTGGTAAAGATAACTTTCAAGTAATTGGAGTAGTAGGAATGTTTCCATATATAATGGAAGGTAGAATATTTAGAGGTTCCTCAATAAAGTACGTATTTAGAATGATAGACGGATTAAAGGGAGCAGGAAATATTGATATCTCAGGAATTGAAAGTAAACTGAAGTTTATTATAGACTACGACGGCGATGCTAAGTCACAATTCGAATCTTCCTTCGAAAAAGGAATTAAAAAGATCTCTAAAAGTATAAACGAGGACATTAGATTGGAAAGAATAAAAAGAAAAATATGA
- a CDS encoding nucleotidyltransferase domain-containing protein translates to MSSWVKRKFQHLRKWMEYAEAIAKASKDLDPRSRVFVFGGVAEDRVTVLSDIDVLIVTDVKDKRSFKRAIMLRAFDIYGLPFDAPVEIHVTDSEGFKEYSKYSKVIEIA, encoded by the coding sequence ATGTCAAGTTGGGTTAAGAGAAAATTCCAACACTTAAGAAAATGGATGGAATACGCTGAAGCTATAGCAAAGGCTTCCAAAGACCTTGACCCAAGGTCAAGAGTATTCGTCTTTGGCGGTGTAGCTGAAGATAGAGTTACCGTGTTAAGTGATATTGATGTATTAATAGTTACAGATGTTAAAGATAAGAGAAGTTTTAAACGGGCAATAATGTTAAGAGCTTTCGATATTTACGGTCTACCTTTCGATGCACCTGTTGAAATTCATGTAACTGATTCAGAAGGATTTAAAGAATACTCAAAATATTCTAAGGTTATAGAAATAGCATAA
- a CDS encoding carbonic anhydrase — MQVVISCMDYRLTQEVINKSKKDSLIIRNAGANIFEIKDILKKLNPEEVVYLPHTDCAAMKLTYSVIKNHEGVTQLINDKLISIFKDKNFSTLKELEEINAKVNEDLLKEILPKAKITTELVDVNKIKWPERKARVYVLKSNTKYDEEMIGSYIIQSPEFEVILADLEIANKLGLRIEKNEFDTKF; from the coding sequence ATGCAAGTCGTTATTTCCTGCATGGATTACAGATTAACTCAAGAAGTTATAAATAAATCTAAAAAAGATTCTTTAATCATAAGGAATGCTGGAGCAAACATATTTGAAATTAAAGATATACTTAAGAAATTAAACCCTGAAGAAGTTGTTTATTTACCTCATACTGATTGTGCTGCAATGAAATTAACTTATTCGGTTATAAAAAATCATGAAGGAGTTACTCAATTAATAAATGATAAACTAATTTCTATATTTAAAGATAAGAATTTCAGTACTCTTAAGGAACTTGAAGAAATTAATGCAAAAGTAAATGAGGACTTGCTTAAGGAAATTCTGCCTAAAGCCAAAATAACTACTGAATTAGTAGACGTAAATAAGATTAAATGGCCGGAAAGAAAGGCTAGAGTTTATGTTCTAAAATCCAACACCAAATATGATGAAGAGATGATAGGTTCGTATATCATTCAATCTCCAGAGTTTGAGGTAATATTGGCAGATTTAGAGATAGCTAATAAACTTGGGCTTAGAATAGAAAAGAACGAATTCGATACAAAGTTTTAA
- a CDS encoding ABC transporter ATP-binding protein, translated as MIETRQLFKIYKDGTTALNGLDLKLSSKISCVLGRNGAGKTTLLRILSTQLLPTKGKAFVNGFDVVKEAKKVRKTICSIPQEAGTAGMPSPLEHLVMYLTARGFSISEAFNVSKKVLKDIGLGKVMNKPTDELSGGMKRKVFVAMALASNADLVFLDEPTTGLDPLSRLEVWSAIRSMDSKIVLTTHYMEEAQELCEEIAIINNGKLVDKGTPSELLSSLEGKVRVEGVGDIKIGNIRISYMTPDEAKSLLGKVTIKPISLEDVLITKGLYIED; from the coding sequence ATGATAGAAACACGTCAGCTTTTCAAAATTTATAAAGACGGGACTACGGCACTCAACGGACTTGACCTTAAGCTTTCCTCAAAAATTTCATGTGTTCTAGGTAGAAACGGTGCTGGTAAAACTACATTATTGAGAATACTTTCAACACAACTTTTGCCAACCAAGGGTAAAGCATTCGTTAATGGATTTGACGTAGTAAAAGAAGCTAAGAAGGTTAGGAAAACAATATGTAGTATTCCTCAAGAAGCAGGAACTGCGGGAATGCCAAGTCCTTTGGAGCATCTTGTAATGTATTTAACTGCCAGAGGTTTTTCAATTTCCGAAGCCTTTAACGTTTCAAAGAAAGTACTTAAGGATATAGGATTAGGAAAAGTTATGAATAAGCCTACAGACGAACTTTCAGGAGGAATGAAAAGAAAAGTATTTGTAGCAATGGCTCTAGCATCAAATGCTGACCTAGTATTTTTGGACGAACCTACTACAGGTTTAGATCCCCTTTCTAGACTTGAAGTATGGTCTGCAATCAGATCTATGGATTCAAAAATTGTTTTAACTACTCATTACATGGAAGAAGCTCAAGAACTTTGTGAGGAAATAGCCATTATAAACAATGGGAAATTGGTAGATAAGGGAACTCCTTCTGAATTACTTTCCTCACTAGAAGGTAAAGTAAGGGTAGAGGGCGTTGGAGACATAAAAATAGGGAACATTAGAATATCCTATATGACTCCTGATGAAGCTAAGAGTTTATTAGGAAAAGTTACAATAAAGCCAATAAGTTTAGAAGACGTTCTTATAACTAAGGGGTTGTATATTGAAGATTAG
- a CDS encoding ABC transporter permease: MKIRFILTFSWFYGFTTLIRSPIYILSYLALPMSLLFFIFLISHGALLKFGILGGLISVIVSNALSLVGDFAFFRLQLRLQDLLVATEIGPIDYISGLAIGNLLYSIPGLIIYIIMGLYFNVFSLIQLPLLGLVLVLLLMSSTGLSITLASFLKHTRHSWGLSTFLSLLFTLLPPLYYPYTILPKVILDVLYISPSTSASMIAQSYLGLAPFQLTAVIVFTIETIFFSALPFYALRWRES, encoded by the coding sequence TTGAAGATTAGGTTTATATTAACCTTTTCGTGGTTTTACGGATTTACAACGTTAATAAGATCTCCAATCTACATTCTTTCGTATCTAGCATTACCTATGTCTTTACTATTTTTCATTTTTTTAATATCTCACGGAGCTCTTTTAAAATTCGGAATTTTAGGAGGTTTAATATCAGTTATAGTTTCTAACGCACTCTCCTTAGTTGGAGATTTTGCCTTTTTTAGACTGCAGCTAAGGCTACAAGATCTTTTAGTAGCTACAGAAATAGGTCCTATAGATTATATTTCTGGATTAGCTATAGGCAATCTTCTATACAGTATACCAGGATTAATAATTTACATAATAATGGGATTGTATTTTAACGTATTTTCTCTCATTCAACTTCCACTTTTAGGATTGGTTCTCGTCCTTTTACTAATGTCTAGCACGGGCTTATCGATAACTTTAGCAAGCTTTCTTAAGCATACAAGGCATTCTTGGGGATTATCTACATTCCTATCTTTACTATTTACCTTATTGCCTCCTCTATATTATCCTTACACTATACTTCCTAAGGTAATTTTAGACGTCCTTTACATTTCGCCATCTACTTCCGCATCAATGATTGCTCAATCTTACTTAGGTTTAGCACCATTTCAATTAACTGCAGTTATAGTGTTTACAATAGAGACTATCTTCTTTAGCGCTTTACCTTTTTATGCCTTAAGGTGGAGGGAAAGCTGA
- a CDS encoding tetratricopeptide repeat protein, producing MDIEKIIEEGYKKSDNELEDYFRKLYKEFNNNPRIVYEYANVLDYLGKEKEAIPLYKEALRKGLSGKYLDMCLIQLASSLRLVGNLNESYEILSNLYNKTKEPSSLLFLSLTLFSLNKIKDAYCLMFKYILEKNEGFLEDYRRALTQYINEICKS from the coding sequence ATGGATATAGAAAAAATAATAGAGGAAGGATATAAGAAATCAGATAATGAATTAGAAGACTATTTTAGAAAATTATATAAAGAATTTAATAATAATCCTAGAATTGTTTATGAATATGCCAACGTATTGGATTACTTAGGAAAAGAGAAAGAAGCAATACCGTTGTACAAGGAAGCCTTAAGGAAAGGTCTATCTGGAAAATACTTAGATATGTGTTTAATTCAGTTAGCGAGCTCCTTACGTTTAGTGGGAAATTTAAATGAAAGTTATGAAATTTTATCTAATTTATATAATAAAACTAAAGAACCTTCTTCCCTTCTATTCCTTTCCCTTACACTATTTAGTTTAAACAAAATCAAAGACGCTTATTGCTTAATGTTTAAGTATATTTTGGAGAAAAACGAAGGTTTCCTTGAAGATTACAGAAGAGCTTTAACGCAATATATTAACGAAATATGCAAAAGTTAA
- a CDS encoding HEPN domain-containing protein — protein MSGNYVRILKERALNALELAKISKDINWSLFLSEQAAQLYIKAIYYELFGEKIRGHQLRGLLGQLITELDNNHFEKESKKIKDFVTQNREKLIILEESYTESRYGEEGYYEPNLAVDIIKLVSDLIQLLEELNKNVKLG, from the coding sequence ATGAGCGGTAATTACGTTAGGATACTTAAGGAGAGAGCTTTGAACGCATTGGAATTAGCTAAGATTTCGAAAGACATCAATTGGAGCTTATTTCTTTCTGAACAAGCAGCACAACTATACATTAAAGCAATTTATTACGAACTATTTGGAGAGAAAATAAGGGGACACCAACTAAGGGGTTTGTTAGGGCAACTAATAACAGAGCTTGATAATAACCATTTTGAAAAAGAGTCCAAGAAGATAAAAGATTTTGTTACTCAAAATAGGGAGAAACTAATTATTTTAGAAGAAAGTTATACTGAAAGTAGATATGGAGAAGAAGGCTATTACGAACCTAATTTAGCTGTAGATATTATCAAGCTAGTCTCAGACCTAATCCAACTCCTTGAGGAGTTGAATAAAAATGTCAAGTTGGGTTAA
- a CDS encoding CBS domain-containing protein, translated as MKVEELMNKVVVTVNIETPMKELLDVLSREKSGRVIVMDKDKPISVITTRSIIAALSEYGESLFNLRASDLMSEDLIAVSPEDEVGYVIRKMIANNIGGVPVIDKNVILGIFTEREAVNLASKIQIPGFVESVMSKRIITADKCVDLLSASTIMFRNNLRRLPVTEGGKLIGIVTAADIVKYVSRKGVSGKVLDAGTRNPITVSKYTSISEAAKIMRDKNIGTLPVVDEKLEGIVTERDILFSLITQLS; from the coding sequence ATGAAAGTCGAAGAATTAATGAATAAAGTCGTTGTTACGGTTAATATTGAGACTCCAATGAAAGAATTACTTGATGTTCTCTCCAGAGAAAAATCTGGTAGAGTAATAGTAATGGATAAAGATAAGCCAATAAGCGTAATTACTACGAGAAGCATAATCGCAGCTCTTTCTGAATATGGTGAATCCTTATTTAACTTAAGGGCTTCCGACCTAATGAGCGAAGATTTAATAGCAGTATCTCCTGAAGACGAAGTAGGTTACGTTATAAGAAAAATGATTGCTAACAATATAGGAGGAGTACCAGTTATAGATAAAAACGTAATCCTTGGAATATTTACGGAAAGAGAAGCTGTAAATTTAGCTTCTAAAATTCAGATCCCAGGTTTCGTAGAATCAGTAATGTCTAAAAGAATAATTACTGCAGACAAATGCGTTGATCTACTTTCTGCGTCTACTATAATGTTTAGAAACAATTTAAGAAGATTACCAGTTACTGAAGGAGGTAAACTAATAGGCATAGTTACAGCAGCAGATATAGTAAAATACGTATCTAGAAAAGGAGTATCAGGAAAGGTTTTGGACGCAGGAACTAGGAATCCTATAACAGTTTCCAAATATACTAGTATTTCCGAGGCTGCCAAAATCATGAGAGATAAAAACATAGGAACTTTACCAGTAGTAGATGAAAAATTGGAAGGAATAGTAACTGAAAGAGATATATTATTCTCTTTAATAACACAATTAAGTTAA